CACCGTTAATGTTTGTTCAGACATCACTGCCTCCTTGCAAATATGCGCTTAGCGCATAAATAGACCACCGTTCACATCCCATGTGGTCCCTGTTGTAAAGTAAGCTTCAGGGCGAGCCAACTGCTCCACCACATCACCAATAAAATCCGCATTACCCAGTTTGCCAACCGGAATAGCACTCAGTAAGCCAGGTAAACGCTCAGCGGGAACCAGCTCTTTAACCATCGGTGAGTCAATGGGCCCCGGAGCCACGGCATTGACGGTTACGCCACTTGCAGCCAGCTCTTTGGCGAATACTTTGGTTAACGTGATGATGCCACCTTTCGATGCCGCGTAGTGTGCCCCTGTTGAGGTGCCACCATTTTGTCCTGCCAGCGATGCCATATTGATAATACGACCGTAGCCTTGTTCCGCCAGATAACGTCCAATCACCTGACAACCGGTAAACGTGC
This DNA window, taken from Vibrio nitrifigilis, encodes the following:
- a CDS encoding SDR family NAD(P)-dependent oxidoreductase, producing MAEQAKGQVAMVTGAAQGVGFHIASRLFAAGYRVLLTDINEAGVKEAALSLDPTGERAKSCVLDVAQESDFSAALDQALTFWGELHVLVNNAAMTKAVSTMELKPDDFKQLVSINLGGTFTGCQVIGRYLAEQGYGRIINMASLAGQNGGTSTGAHYAASKGGIITLTKVFAKELAASGVTVNAVAPGPIDSPMVKELVPAERLPGLLSAIPVGKLGNADFIGDVVEQLARPEAYFTTGTTWDVNGGLFMR